The following are encoded together in the Capsulimonas corticalis genome:
- a CDS encoding SpoIIE family protein phosphatase, translating into MPEPDAHRANPTTDTTDVKDILERISDAFYALDHEWRFTYVNSQAEKLVMRTRMELLGKCVWDEFPEAVGSGFDRQYRKAMAEQTAVSIEEYFPPLDTWFDVRAYPSPRGLSVFFQDVGARKREEQKAEASLRRTEEELQAAHDRTSGILESVTDGFYAIDREWRFTYVNAQAARLLFRTRDELIGRNIWEVFPEAVGGSFYQFYHRAIAEGVPLSLEDYYEPLDSWMDVRAFPSPEGLSVFFQNVNERKMAQDSLRASEEALRENEKRLQDAQARLKATLSAGGIATWTWDIIKDLVIADACLASLFSVSPEEAANGGIDVYLQAIHPEDRPRVAEAIKDAITQGDTYETEYRVVMPSGSHRWLAARGRVERDGDGIAASLPGVVLDITDRAERGRRERFLAELAERARRTTDPDAVIVDALRAVGQFLGVARCVFADIDIDADTCTIPSDYCADDTVASMKGTFPISAFGPYLVAAYRAGRTVVVEDVHHDEAQVPTEYVSAYEAVACRAFIAVPVLHSDRLVSVIAIHSVTPRRWEADEVALLQTLVERTWLTVEVLRQDRALAKEIEERRIRAEREAVLNRIGHSLRGSNDPKTVLETAVRQLGEALGADRCYYASYNRNADTAVLRPDWRREGLPSIEGDYVMSHYTINRDLKYQTGQTQVLADTAGDPALLKLGIQALVRVPLASGSSMTALAVAMSGGPRDWTPDEVSLIESVATQTQTALEAVRVQRREHNIAEQLQNALQPQLPKEIAKLDVGSVTRPALDEASVGGDFMDVFPLDKNLYGIVIGDVSGKGLAAAQQIALIRNSLRTVLYLYRAPAQAAAALNSIVTTHDLLPGFVTAWIGVYDASAGEISYCSCGHEPALIKRASGSVEALATTGPPLGVADNAKYEERLASLRPHDALILYTDGLSEAGPSRRDLLGTDGLIRMLLALPLDASAQSLAERLVAEASAFAKGVFRDDVAVLLARHRG; encoded by the coding sequence GGGTAAATGCGTCTGGGACGAGTTTCCCGAGGCGGTAGGGTCAGGGTTCGACCGTCAGTACCGCAAGGCTATGGCGGAGCAGACAGCCGTCTCTATCGAGGAGTATTTCCCGCCCCTCGATACGTGGTTCGACGTACGCGCGTATCCATCACCTCGGGGACTTTCAGTATTCTTTCAGGATGTAGGCGCGCGCAAGAGGGAGGAACAAAAAGCCGAGGCCAGCCTACGTCGGACGGAAGAAGAGTTGCAGGCAGCACATGATCGGACTAGCGGTATCCTGGAGAGCGTCACTGACGGATTCTACGCCATAGACCGAGAGTGGCGCTTTACCTACGTGAACGCACAAGCCGCGCGCCTCCTGTTTCGCACACGAGACGAACTCATTGGACGAAATATCTGGGAGGTGTTTCCCGAGGCTGTTGGCGGATCCTTTTACCAGTTCTACCATCGCGCGATCGCGGAAGGCGTCCCACTCTCGCTGGAAGATTATTACGAGCCGCTGGATTCCTGGATGGATGTGCGCGCCTTCCCCTCGCCCGAAGGACTATCTGTGTTCTTCCAGAACGTTAACGAACGCAAAATGGCGCAGGACAGTCTGCGCGCCTCCGAAGAGGCGCTTCGTGAGAACGAAAAGCGCCTTCAGGACGCCCAGGCGCGCCTCAAAGCTACGCTTTCGGCAGGAGGTATCGCGACATGGACATGGGATATAATAAAAGATCTCGTGATTGCCGACGCTTGTCTTGCGAGCCTCTTCTCCGTCAGTCCCGAGGAAGCAGCGAACGGTGGAATAGACGTCTATCTTCAGGCCATTCATCCCGAGGACCGACCGCGAGTCGCTGAGGCGATCAAAGACGCCATTACCCAAGGCGATACCTACGAGACGGAGTACCGAGTAGTCATGCCGAGCGGATCGCACCGCTGGCTTGCTGCGCGCGGCAGAGTGGAGAGGGACGGAGACGGAATTGCCGCCTCCCTTCCTGGCGTCGTCCTGGACATCACTGATCGGGCAGAGCGAGGGCGACGCGAGCGCTTCCTCGCCGAGCTTGCGGAACGGGCGCGCAGAACGACTGATCCGGATGCGGTAATCGTGGACGCCTTACGGGCGGTGGGACAGTTTCTTGGCGTTGCGCGGTGCGTCTTCGCCGACATCGACATTGACGCCGACACCTGCACAATCCCCAGTGACTACTGCGCCGACGACACGGTGGCGAGCATGAAGGGAACGTTCCCAATCTCCGCGTTCGGTCCATACCTTGTCGCAGCCTACCGAGCAGGACGCACGGTGGTCGTTGAAGACGTTCATCATGACGAAGCTCAGGTCCCTACGGAGTATGTGAGCGCGTATGAGGCCGTTGCCTGCCGCGCATTCATCGCCGTCCCGGTGCTACATTCTGACCGCCTTGTGTCCGTTATCGCCATCCATTCTGTAACCCCCAGACGGTGGGAGGCGGACGAAGTAGCCCTGCTCCAGACCCTAGTGGAACGGACGTGGCTTACCGTCGAGGTGCTCCGGCAGGACCGGGCGCTCGCAAAGGAGATCGAAGAGCGGAGAATACGCGCTGAGCGAGAGGCCGTGCTCAATCGTATCGGCCACAGCCTGCGCGGGTCAAACGACCCCAAGACGGTACTAGAGACAGCAGTGCGCCAGCTAGGAGAAGCGTTAGGAGCGGATCGATGCTACTACGCCAGCTACAATCGCAACGCGGATACGGCGGTGTTACGCCCCGACTGGAGGCGCGAGGGATTGCCGTCTATCGAAGGCGATTATGTGATGTCGCATTACACCATTAACCGCGATCTTAAGTATCAAACAGGCCAGACGCAGGTGCTGGCCGACACTGCCGGGGATCCCGCCCTGCTGAAGCTAGGAATCCAGGCGCTGGTGCGGGTGCCGCTGGCGTCAGGGTCGTCGATGACCGCGCTTGCCGTGGCAATGTCCGGCGGACCACGTGACTGGACGCCCGACGAGGTGTCGTTGATTGAGTCGGTAGCGACACAAACGCAGACTGCCCTAGAAGCGGTGCGTGTACAGCGACGCGAGCACAACATTGCCGAGCAACTCCAGAACGCGCTGCAGCCGCAATTGCCTAAAGAGATCGCGAAGTTAGACGTCGGGTCTGTCACGCGGCCCGCGCTCGACGAGGCGTCCGTCGGCGGTGACTTCATGGACGTGTTTCCACTGGACAAGAATCTTTACGGCATAGTCATCGGGGACGTGTCAGGGAAAGGCCTCGCCGCCGCTCAGCAGATTGCGCTTATTCGAAACAGCCTGCGTACAGTCCTCTACTTATATCGCGCTCCCGCTCAGGCTGCGGCGGCTCTTAACTCGATCGTGACCACTCATGACTTGCTGCCCGGCTTTGTCACCGCGTGGATCGGGGTGTATGACGCCAGCGCCGGCGAAATCTCCTACTGTTCCTGCGGACACGAGCCAGCCCTGATCAAGCGGGCAAGCGGCTCGGTAGAAGCGCTAGCGACGACGGGACCACCGCTTGGGGTCGCGGACAACGCGAAGTACGAGGAGCGCCTTGCGAGCCTGCGCCCACATGACGCGCTGATTCTGTACACAGACGGCCTTTCGGAAGCGGGACCAAGCCGGCGCGACCTACTGGGAACCGATGGATTGATACGCATGCTGTTGGCGTTGCCGCTCGATGCGAGCGCTCAGTCTCTGGCGGAACGGTTAGTCGCCGAAGCGAGTGCTTTCGCCAAAGGTGTGTTTCGCGATGATGTCGCCGTATTGCTGGCGCGCCATCGAGGATAA